The Saliniradius amylolyticus DNA segment TGAAAGCGCAGGTACCTATGATCACCAGATTGTTGATGAACTTCACCGGCTTAAGCTCGAAAAACTTTACCTTGGGCTCGATCACGCAAAAATAAAAACAGGTGAGAAAGTAAAAGCCCCAGATCAGAAAACTCCAGTAGCCAAACTCAATGGCCAGGGGGTTGGTAAAGGCGTATTCGGGGTTCGCCGTGGTATCGGCGTAACCGGCAAACTCGGTGAGCGGGAACATAATCAGCCCCACGTCCAACCCAGATGTGAACAGGATGGCGATAAAGGTAAAGGTGCGCACTGGCATCTCACCAATCATGCGCAGGTTGCCCCACTTCACCAGAATAAAGAGTATGGATACCGCCGTAAAAATAATACCGGCGTTGAGCCACAGATTCATTGCGTACCTCCGCTTATTAGTATGGATTCAAAATTCATTTTTGCTCCTGGTTGTTAAGCCAAGCCCCTTGCTTTCTTCAGGACGCACGAAACCACTACAGGCACAGAGTGCCGGCAAAAAATGCGTTATCGAAAAAAGAGACTCAGCCGGTGAAAAATCGCTGAGTCAGATTCAGTCAGGCAGTGCCCGCTCCACCAGGCCAGTGCGCTGTCGCCCGGCCTCGGGCTGTTTGACGGTGACTCCGGCCGTGCTGGCCAGAGGCTTGCCGCGAATCATATCGGCGGCGCGTTCAGCCACCATAATGGTGGGGCCATTCAGATTGCCATTGGGAATAGTGGGGAAAATGGATGAGTCCACCACTCTGAGATTATCAATACCGTGAACCCGGGTTTGGCTGTCTACTACCGCCATAGCATCTTCGCCCATCTTGCAGGAGCAGGATGGGTGATAGGCACTTTCTACGGCCTGACGTACGAAAGCATCGATTTGTTCATCAGTCTTTACCTGTTCACCGGGCTGAATTTCTTCGCCGCGATAGGCATCCATCGCCGGCTGGTTGATGATTTCCCGGGTCAGACGCACACAGGCCCGAAAGCCCTCAATATCTTCCTGTTCTTCAAGGTAATTAAACTGAATCCTGGGAGCCTGCTTCGGATCGGCGGACTGTACATGCACAAAACCGCGGCTTTTGGGCTTGTTATGACCGATATGCACCTGAAAGCCGTGGCCGTCGAAGGCACTCTTACCGTCATAGCGAATGGCGGCAGGCAGGAAATGATATTGCAGATCCGGCCATTCCACCTGCTCGTTAGAGCGGATAAAGCCACAGGACTCAAAATGATTGGTGGCCCCCAGACCGTCCTTTTTAAGCAGCCAGCGACTGCCGATCAGTCCCTTACTAAACCAGTCCAGCTTACCGTTTAAGGTAATGGGCTGTTTGCATTTAAACTGAAAATAAAACTCCAGATGGTCCTGCAGGTTCTTACCCACACCAGGCAGCTCATGTTTCACCTCAATACCCGCCTCGGCCAACACCTCTGGATCACCAATACCGGACAGTTGCAGTAAGTGAGGTGAGCCGACAGAACCGGCACTTAAGATCACCTCTTGATTGGCCGTGATACGCTGGCGCTTGCCTTTGTGCTCAAATTCCACACCGGTCGCCACCTTGCCGTCGAGCATCACTTTATGGGCCAACGCGTGGGTCACAATGGTCAGGTTGTCACGTTGTCGCGCCGGGTCCAGATAAGCCCGGGCTGCCGAGCAGCGCTTGCCGCCCTGAACGGTCATATGCATGGGGCCGAAGCCTTCCTGCTGCTCGCCGTTATAGTCATCGGTTTTCAGGTACCCGGCCTCGACACCCGCGTCAATAAAGGCCTGATACAAAGGGTTTTGCATCTCATTACCGTTATTGGTGCCAAGAGGGCCTTGATCGCCACGATAGTCATCGCCCCCCAGATACCAGGACTCGGCTTTTTTAAAGTAAGGCAGGCAGTGCTGATAATCCCATTGCTCAGCCCCCTGCTCGGCCCATTCATCAAAGTCCCGGGCATGACCGCGCACATAGACCATACCGTTGATGGACGAAGAGCCGCCCAATACTTTACCCCGCGGGCAATGCATCTGACGATCATCCAAATAAGGCTCGGGCTCGCTATGAAACTGCCAGGCGTACTTTTTGGTATTCATTGGGATGGACAAAGCCGTCGGCATCTGAATAAAAAGACTTTTGTCACTACCGCCGGTTTCCAGCAGCAATACCCGGTGCTGACCGTCTTCGGTCAATCGGTTGGCCAGTACACAACCCGCCGAGCCGGCGCCGATGATAATATAGTCGTAATCTTTGGCTAAATTCATCTCACCTCCTAAAACGGGCTTTCAATGTCCTGCATTCCCACGTAGACCGACTTGGTCTGGGTATAGTGGTTCAGCGTTTCCAGACCATTTTCACGGCCCACGCCAGATTGCTTATAACCGCCAACCGGCATCGGTGCTGGTGATTCGCCGTAGCTGTTGATCCAGCAGATCCCCGCTTCCAACTGATGGACGATGCGGTGAGCACGGCGAATATCACGGCTGAAGACGCCCGCGGCTAGGCCATAATGAGTATTGTTGGCACGGGCGATGACCTCGGCCTCGTCGGAGAAGCTCAGTACCGACATCACTGGGCCGAAGATCTCTTCGCGGACGATGGTCATCTCGTCGGTGCACTGAGTGAAAATAGTCGGCTCAACAAAATAGCCTCCCTCGCAGCCCACTGGTTTTAGGGCCTTACCGCCAGTCAGTAGGGTCGCCCCCTCGGCAACACCCTCAGCGATATAATCCAGAACGACTTTCTGATGGTTTTGAGAGATCAGCGCTCCCAGGTTTGTAACAGGGTCGGCGGGATCGCCGGCTATCACATTATTTTGGGTGCGTTCTACCAAGCGCTCGAGGAACCTCGGCAAAATGGATTCATGTACAAATACCCGGGTACCATTGGTGCAGATTTCACCCTGGGTGTAGAAATTGCCCAGCATAGCGGCGCTGACCGCCTGGTCCAGATCGGCGTCTTCACAGATGATCAGCGGCGACTTGCCTCCCAGTTCCATGGTAACGTCTTTCAGTGTGCTGGCAGCACTGGCCATCACCTTCTTGCCGGTGCCAACCTCGCCGGTGAAGGACACTTTCTCAATGCCCTCAGCCTGGGTCAGCCACTGGCCGACCTCACCGTCGCCCTGAACCACATTAAAAACACCCGCTGGCACGCCTGCCTCGATAAAAATCTCGGCCAGTTTTAAGGCGCCCAGGGGCGTTTCTTCAGACGGCTTAAAGATCATGCTATTCCCCGTTGCCAGCGCAGGGGCAGATTTCCAACAGGCGATCTGGAGTGGATAATTCCAGGCACCGATTCCGGCACACACGCCCAGAGGTTCACGGCGGGTATAGAAAAAATCTTCACCGAGAGACTGCTGGGTTCCAGTAATGGTCGGGGCCAGGCCCGCATAGTATTCCAGCACCTCGGCGCCAGTTTGCACGTCCACTACCTCAGCTTCCTGAATCGGCTTGCCGGTGTCCTTTACCTCGACCATAGCCAACTCGTCGTTGCGCTCATGCAACAGGGCCACGGCTTTATCCAGAATACGGCGGCGTTCGGTCGCGGACATCAGGGACCAAACACCAAAGCCTTCTTTGGCGCTTTTTAACGCCTGCTCCCGAATAAAATCGTCGGCCTTTTCAACCTGGTAGATTACCTGCCCGGTCGCCGGGTTAACCACATCGAAGACCTCGCCAGTTTGATTGGCTAAAGCCTTGCCGTGAATGAAATTCTGATAACGCGGTAAACTCATGTTTAAACTCCGTAAGCCTGAATCAAGGTATCGATATGGGTCTTAGTGCGCCTTTCGGCTTGATCAAACAACTCATCGCCCCCCAGTAAGGCCGCCCTCAGCCAGAAACCGTCGATAATGGCGGCTGTCGTCGATGCCGCTTGTTGCGCATTGTCACGGCTCATCATCTGCTTAAAGGCGTACTTCAAATTGCTTTCCAGCCGCTTGCTGTTAACCCGCTGCAAACGATGCAGGGCCGGGTCGTGCATGGATTCGGCCCAGAAGCTCAGCCAGGTTTTGGTGGCCCGGTCTTCACGCTGTACCGAGGCAAAGTTTGTCTCCACGATACGATACAGGCGGGTCTTGGCGTCCACCGGTTCATCGGCGATGTGCTTAACCAGATTGTTATGCAGCTCGGTCAACAGATAACGTACGGTGGCCAGGATCAGCTCCTTCTTGCCTCCAAAGTAGTGGCTGATAATGCCGGAAGACAACCCAGCCTTTTTGCTGATGGTATTGATGGTGGTGTGCTGCAACCCCACCTCCGCTACCGACTCTAAGGTAGCTAAAATCAATTGTTTGCGCCTGACTGGCTCCATTCCCACTTTTGGCATAAGACCCCAGTTTTTGTTAATTGACCGTTCAATTAAAATAAATATTAACGAGATCCCCGGATCCTTTCAAGCAGAGTTCAAAATAAATCTGTAACGCTACGCTCCTCTATGTAAACTCTGAAAGCCCGTAAAACCGGCCATCGTACTGATATAACTACAAAACCTCAGACAGTAATGGAGCGATAAATAGTTAGTGTTAAATGGATTTTTTGGGCAGGAGTAAACTCAAGCACGGTGGTTTCACATAGCTAGTGCTCTAAGGATCTCCATCTCTCCCCTGATCCCCCCAGCCAATATCATCGTCACCGAGACTCGATCAGGGGTCCATTTCCAACTTGCCGAATGCGGTAGGCCAGTCCCTGGCGCACCGACCCCTTTTAGAAAGACCTAAAAGGGGCGAAAAGGTCTATAGTCGCTCCTGACTTTACAGGAATCTTACCGACTCAAGGCTCTGACTACATCGAACAAGTATTCTACAAGGCTATCGCCTCACGAAATCATCCAGGGCTTCGCGTTAGATTGAGCCTTGGCACGGCAGGGGAAAGTCAAAGCGACAAGGACTAAAACCAACCTTTACTCATCCCCTTCAACACCTCTTGAGCCACATGACTGACATATAATTTTCGGTTTTGCACCCACGGCCCGTTAAAACACCCTGTGGCGGGCAGGCGCCGGAAAAAGTGGGTTAAATATCAAGGATGAGATTTAAGCGAAGACGAACAGGGAGTGAGTGTGAGCGACCGACTTTTTCCTAGCCTGACCGTCATGTTTAGGGTGTCCACGGGCCACTAGGTCCTTTTCGCCGGTTTTGTGAGTTGACAAAACCGGCTGGCTCGCCAAGGAAGGCGAATCATATTCAAGCAGGGAAAGCCTACCCTAAATTTGAGCTATAGGACTGTACAAGAAGCACAAAGGTTGGGCTAATAAGGCTGACACTTTACCAGCACAACAGTAGTACAGAGGAGAGTTAATCCCGGCGGCGCCAGTCGGCCAGCGTCAGCTTGAGGCTGCGGCTACGAGCCCAGTAGGTAAGCAGCAGACCATCGAGCAGTAGGAAAATGGCCACCGTCCAGGAAAAGCGGAACTGCTCCCCGGCGGCCATCGCCAGTTGCAAACTGATATCCAAAAACAGGCTAATCAGTACCAACGGACGAATAAAGGCAAACAACCCCAGCCACTGCTTCTGCCACAGCCAACGCCGGTATCCGGCGATCACGGCGGCCAACAGCGCCGGTAAGCCCACCATCAGGCTTAGGTAAAAGTCCCGGTTGTCGGGATAAAACAGCGACAGGATCAGAGATTGATCCTTGATGTAGGACACTGAGGCCACCAACAGCAGATAGCCCCGGTTTAAAAACACCAGAGTCCACCACAGCCAGCGAGGCGGCCTTATACGCCCCTCATCGTCATAACGCTCGAGCGGCAGAATAATACGGGGAGCCGGGCCTGTTGATTTCTGAGTCATCAGATATAACGGCGCTGTTCGGCCAGGTAACCCATAAGCAAAAAGACGGCAACAATCACTCCACCCCGCCAGACCGAGGGCAGCAATAGAATGCCTTGCTTGATAAAGGGCGTGGCAAACAGGATAAAGGCCCCATAACCAAAGGCGCACACCAGCACAAACACCAGAGTGCGAAATACAAAAGGATAAGGCGTCAGCATACGCTTAATGTGTTTGTTAACGACATCGCCATACACCACCAGTAAAGTGGCGATAAAAGTCATCGCAATCTCGCTGTAATAGGGGCTGAGCCAGCCGGTCAGTGTCAGAAACGCCTCGCTCATGGTGCCACTCCGTGCTGTTCAAACAGCGCCAGCATCTCGTCTTCACTCATCACCTTAACGCCCAGCTCATTGGCCTTGGTCAACTTGGAGCCGGCCTTTTCACCGGCCACCAAACAGTGGGTCTTGGCCGACACACTGCCGGAGACCTTAGCCCCCAATGTCTGTAATATCGCCTTGGCATCATTACGGCCTAAGGTCGACAAGGTGCCGGTGAGTACAAAGGTCTGTCCCTCAAGCGGCTGTTCGCCCTCTGACGGCGCCTCGATCTCAGGCCACTGAAGGCCTGCCGCGAGCAGCTTGTCGACGACCTCACGGTTGTGGGCCTCGGCGAAGAAATTCACGATGTGCAGCGCCACTACCTCGCCTACATCATTGACCTCCTGCAGGGCTTCGGCGCTGGCCTGACGAATGGCCTCCAGAGTTTGAAAATGCAGCGCCAGATTCTGCGCCGTGGCCTCCCCCACCTCGCGAATTCCCAGCGAATACAAAAAGCGCGGCAAGCTGGTGTGTTTGGCCTTATCCAGCGCCTTGACCAGATTGGCGGCGGATTTATCGCCCATACGCTCAAGACTGGACAGTTGGGTCACATCCAGACCGAACAGCTCATCCGGTGAAT contains these protein-coding regions:
- a CDS encoding DUF3392 domain-containing protein — encoded protein: MSEAFLTLTGWLSPYYSEIAMTFIATLLVVYGDVVNKHIKRMLTPYPFVFRTLVFVLVCAFGYGAFILFATPFIKQGILLLPSVWRGGVIVAVFLLMGYLAEQRRYI
- the betB gene encoding betaine-aldehyde dehydrogenase encodes the protein MSLPRYQNFIHGKALANQTGEVFDVVNPATGQVIYQVEKADDFIREQALKSAKEGFGVWSLMSATERRRILDKAVALLHERNDELAMVEVKDTGKPIQEAEVVDVQTGAEVLEYYAGLAPTITGTQQSLGEDFFYTRREPLGVCAGIGAWNYPLQIACWKSAPALATGNSMIFKPSEETPLGALKLAEIFIEAGVPAGVFNVVQGDGEVGQWLTQAEGIEKVSFTGEVGTGKKVMASAASTLKDVTMELGGKSPLIICEDADLDQAVSAAMLGNFYTQGEICTNGTRVFVHESILPRFLERLVERTQNNVIAGDPADPVTNLGALISQNHQKVVLDYIAEGVAEGATLLTGGKALKPVGCEGGYFVEPTIFTQCTDEMTIVREEIFGPVMSVLSFSDEAEVIARANNTHYGLAAGVFSRDIRRAHRIVHQLEAGICWINSYGESPAPMPVGGYKQSGVGRENGLETLNHYTQTKSVYVGMQDIESPF
- a CDS encoding DUF2919 family protein, whose amino-acid sequence is MTQKSTGPAPRIILPLERYDDEGRIRPPRWLWWTLVFLNRGYLLLVASVSYIKDQSLILSLFYPDNRDFYLSLMVGLPALLAAVIAGYRRWLWQKQWLGLFAFIRPLVLISLFLDISLQLAMAAGEQFRFSWTVAIFLLLDGLLLTYWARSRSLKLTLADWRRRD
- the betI gene encoding transcriptional regulator BetI; this translates as MPKVGMEPVRRKQLILATLESVAEVGLQHTTINTISKKAGLSSGIISHYFGGKKELILATVRYLLTELHNNLVKHIADEPVDAKTRLYRIVETNFASVQREDRATKTWLSFWAESMHDPALHRLQRVNSKRLESNLKYAFKQMMSRDNAQQAASTTAAIIDGFWLRAALLGGDELFDQAERRTKTHIDTLIQAYGV
- the betA gene encoding choline dehydrogenase, with the protein product MNLAKDYDYIIIGAGSAGCVLANRLTEDGQHRVLLLETGGSDKSLFIQMPTALSIPMNTKKYAWQFHSEPEPYLDDRQMHCPRGKVLGGSSSINGMVYVRGHARDFDEWAEQGAEQWDYQHCLPYFKKAESWYLGGDDYRGDQGPLGTNNGNEMQNPLYQAFIDAGVEAGYLKTDDYNGEQQEGFGPMHMTVQGGKRCSAARAYLDPARQRDNLTIVTHALAHKVMLDGKVATGVEFEHKGKRQRITANQEVILSAGSVGSPHLLQLSGIGDPEVLAEAGIEVKHELPGVGKNLQDHLEFYFQFKCKQPITLNGKLDWFSKGLIGSRWLLKKDGLGATNHFESCGFIRSNEQVEWPDLQYHFLPAAIRYDGKSAFDGHGFQVHIGHNKPKSRGFVHVQSADPKQAPRIQFNYLEEQEDIEGFRACVRLTREIINQPAMDAYRGEEIQPGEQVKTDEQIDAFVRQAVESAYHPSCSCKMGEDAMAVVDSQTRVHGIDNLRVVDSSIFPTIPNGNLNGPTIMVAERAADMIRGKPLASTAGVTVKQPEAGRQRTGLVERALPD